In Candidatus Desulforudis audaxviator MP104C, a genomic segment contains:
- a CDS encoding S66 peptidase family protein, translated as MKILAPGLKPHDLIGIVAPAGPLHEHGVLNRGLETLHKLGFRTTVGRHALAGSGYLAGSDAQRLGDLTEMFSRPEVRAIICLRGGYGTMRLLADIDYGLIRENPKILVGFSDITGLHLAIRKRCGLVTFHGPMVSTDFGTQLSAFTRNHFLQVLTAGAGLRQITNPPDGPRPVTITPGQARGELVGGNLTLVTALLGTPFEIETRGRILFLEEVGENPYRLDRMLSQLRLAGKLAEAAGVIFGECAGCRTGSTGQAFSVVQVLKDRLGDLGVPCFYGLAIGHGAHRATLPLGVTATMDADRHTLHLNEPAVC; from the coding sequence GTGAAAATACTGGCTCCGGGACTAAAGCCGCACGACCTGATCGGCATCGTCGCCCCGGCCGGACCGTTGCATGAGCACGGTGTGTTGAACCGGGGGCTTGAAACGCTGCACAAACTGGGCTTCCGGACTACGGTGGGCCGGCACGCCCTCGCCGGCTCCGGTTACTTGGCCGGTTCGGACGCCCAGCGGCTTGGCGATCTCACGGAAATGTTCTCCCGGCCCGAGGTGCGGGCGATCATTTGCCTCCGTGGTGGCTACGGCACCATGCGGCTGCTGGCTGATATCGACTACGGCTTGATCCGGGAGAACCCCAAAATCCTGGTGGGATTCAGCGACATTACCGGGTTGCACCTGGCCATCCGCAAGCGGTGCGGACTGGTCACCTTTCACGGGCCGATGGTGTCGACCGACTTCGGGACACAATTGTCCGCCTTTACGCGGAACCATTTCTTGCAGGTTCTGACTGCCGGCGCGGGGCTGAGGCAAATCACCAACCCCCCGGACGGGCCGCGCCCGGTGACCATCACTCCGGGCCAGGCCAGGGGGGAGTTGGTCGGCGGCAACCTGACCCTGGTGACCGCGCTTTTGGGCACCCCGTTCGAAATCGAAACCCGGGGCCGGATTCTGTTCCTAGAAGAGGTGGGGGAGAACCCGTACCGGCTGGACCGGATGCTCAGTCAACTCCGCCTGGCCGGTAAGCTGGCGGAAGCAGCCGGGGTGATCTTCGGTGAATGTGCGGGCTGCCGAACCGGCTCAACCGGGCAGGCCTTCAGCGTGGTGCAAGTTCTTAAGGACCGGTTGGGGGACCTGGGCGTCCCCTGCTTCTACGGTTTGGCGATCGGACACGGGGCCCACCGGGCGACGCTGCCGCTGGGGGTGACGGCCACGATGGACGCCGACCGTCATACCCTGCACTTGAACGAACCAGCGGTGTGCTGA